One Acetoanaerobium noterae genomic region harbors:
- a CDS encoding aspartate aminotransferase family protein — translation MADLISKADFSSRSIREIGGYMELEIPKKKSYYQGDDVIEVNTGRAAIYHAIKDSKAKKLYLPHYLCTSMLQVIEPLNLEFEFYNIDENFMPIFDRQTTEDEAFLYINYFGTASKNTIKKLKNYHKNFLMDNTQAFFAKPIKGAYNLYSARKFFGVNDGGYLIKDGIQKIDLESDLSYPHAIHLLKRIEEGANAAYLDNMKNEDRFDDFNPIGMSKLSKRILESIDYEEVKLKRQRNFYYLHSKLKDLNKLNLEHSFEAPMVYPMLIEQKDLRAYLVSKKIYVPHWWKDVLSRVESNSFENYLSTYLLALPIDQRYDLEDMDYIVGHIKAFDNSILL, via the coding sequence ATGGCTGATTTAATTAGCAAGGCAGATTTTAGCAGTAGGAGTATAAGGGAAATAGGCGGATATATGGAGCTAGAGATTCCAAAGAAGAAATCTTATTATCAGGGAGACGACGTAATTGAGGTTAACACAGGAAGAGCTGCTATTTACCATGCGATAAAGGATTCGAAAGCTAAAAAACTGTATTTGCCACATTATTTATGTACTAGTATGCTTCAGGTTATTGAGCCTCTTAATTTAGAGTTCGAGTTTTATAATATAGATGAGAATTTTATGCCTATATTTGATAGACAAACTACTGAGGACGAAGCCTTCTTATATATTAATTATTTTGGAACTGCAAGCAAGAATACTATAAAGAAGCTAAAAAATTACCATAAGAATTTTCTAATGGACAATACTCAGGCTTTTTTTGCAAAGCCGATTAAAGGAGCTTACAATCTTTATTCTGCCAGAAAGTTTTTTGGTGTAAACGACGGTGGCTATTTAATCAAGGATGGCATTCAAAAAATAGATTTAGAAAGCGATTTATCCTATCCTCATGCTATTCATCTTTTAAAAAGAATAGAAGAGGGAGCGAACGCCGCATATCTTGACAATATGAAAAATGAAGATAGGTTTGATGACTTTAATCCTATAGGAATGTCAAAACTCAGCAAAAGAATTCTTGAAAGCATTGATTATGAAGAGGTAAAGCTAAAAAGGCAGAGAAATTTTTACTATCTTCATTCAAAACTGAAAGACCTTAATAAGCTAAATCTTGAGCACAGCTTCGAAGCGCCTATGGTATACCCCATGCTTATAGAGCAGAAGGATTTAAGAGCCTATCTAGTTAGTAAGAAGATTTATGTACCACATTGGTGGAAGGATGTTCTTTCTAGAGTAGAAAGTAACAGCTTTGAAAATTATTTGTCGACTTATCTTTTAGCTCTACCTATAGACCAGAGGTATGATTTAGAGGATATGGACTATATTGTGGGACATATAAAAGCTTTTGACAACAGTATTTTGCTATAA
- a CDS encoding acyltransferase, which yields MDEKKLNNIASSMDKGFWSFWDSMIYKALESSVDIMPPRLKKLIANYYTDARIRKLYFDRLGVKMGEGSFANLGMKIIVSANHRYSIEIGDNVSIGPNLTLVTEAAAGNGKEINTLPYVKEKLTKEAKIYIEDEVWIGANVVILPGVRVGRCSVIGAGAVVNSNVKPYSVYAGVPARKIRDLEKE from the coding sequence ATGGATGAAAAGAAACTAAATAATATAGCCAGTAGTATGGACAAAGGTTTTTGGAGCTTTTGGGATAGTATGATTTATAAAGCTTTAGAATCAAGCGTTGATATTATGCCACCTAGGCTTAAAAAGCTAATTGCAAATTATTATACTGATGCTAGAATTAGGAAGCTGTATTTTGATAGATTAGGTGTAAAAATGGGCGAAGGAAGCTTTGCTAATTTAGGTATGAAAATCATAGTATCAGCAAATCACAGATATAGCATAGAAATAGGAGATAATGTATCTATAGGACCGAATTTGACTTTAGTTACAGAGGCAGCAGCCGGCAACGGAAAGGAAATCAACACCTTACCTTATGTAAAGGAAAAGCTTACTAAGGAAGCTAAAATTTATATAGAGGATGAAGTGTGGATAGGGGCAAATGTTGTGATTCTCCCAGGAGTAAGAGTTGGAAGATGCAGTGTTATAGGAGCTGGGGCAGTTGTAAACTCTAATGTAAAGCCGTACAGCGTATATGCAGGAGTTCCAGCAAGAAAGATTAGAGATTTGGAAAAGGAGTAG
- a CDS encoding glycosyltransferase family 2 protein, which produces MDKVSIIVPIYYNELNIPHLYEQMKEKILSRTDFEAEIVCVDDGSKDGSYKALLELREKDDRFKVVKLSRNFGSHTAILAGFAHATGDCMTMVAADLQEPLEIIIEMYEKWKQGKKVVIAVRKDREDGFFQKLFSNTYYSLMQKYALKDMPSGGFDCFFIDKKVRDVLVSMNEKNSSIVGQVLWAGFEMDKIYYVRKKREIGESKWTLSKKIKLFIDSFMAFSYVPIRFISTLGIFISIVGFILAVFLIVNKFMFNVPVQGWTTMMITLLMLSGIQMLTLGVIGEYLWRNFDESRGRPTYIVEETHGIDE; this is translated from the coding sequence ATGGATAAAGTATCAATTATCGTTCCAATTTATTACAATGAACTAAATATACCTCACTTATATGAGCAAATGAAAGAAAAAATCTTATCAAGAACTGATTTTGAAGCTGAGATTGTCTGCGTAGATGATGGCTCAAAGGATGGTTCATATAAAGCTCTGCTAGAGCTAAGAGAAAAAGATGATAGGTTCAAGGTAGTCAAGCTGTCTAGAAATTTTGGTTCACATACAGCTATACTTGCAGGCTTTGCTCATGCGACTGGAGACTGCATGACTATGGTAGCTGCGGACCTTCAGGAACCTCTGGAAATAATTATAGAGATGTATGAAAAGTGGAAGCAAGGAAAAAAAGTAGTAATAGCAGTTCGTAAGGACAGAGAGGATGGATTTTTTCAAAAGCTTTTTTCCAATACATATTATTCTCTGATGCAAAAATATGCGCTAAAAGACATGCCTAGTGGAGGCTTTGATTGTTTCTTTATCGATAAAAAAGTAAGAGATGTACTGGTATCCATGAATGAAAAAAATTCTTCTATAGTAGGACAGGTGCTGTGGGCTGGATTTGAAATGGACAAGATTTACTATGTGAGAAAAAAACGAGAAATAGGGGAGTCTAAATGGACCTTATCAAAGAAAATTAAGCTATTTATTGATTCCTTTATGGCTTTTTCTTATGTCCCTATCAGGTTTATATCTACGCTAGGGATATTTATTTCTATAGTTGGGTTTATCTTAGCAGTATTTTTAATTGTGAATAAGTTTATGTTCAATGTTCCTGTTCAGGGCTGGACTACTATGATGATTACCCTACTCATGCTCTCTGGAATACAGATGCTCACGCTAGGAGTTATAGGAGAGTATCTATGGAGAAATTTTGATGAGAGCAGAGGAAGACCCACTTACATAGTAGAAGAAACTCATGGAATAGATGAGTAA
- a CDS encoding glycosyltransferase family 39 protein, with product MIVTKIKDLFSKALIILSFFLFLSIFVYINYIASPNFKAPVLKSLALTLGFLLIFIAVDYFMDKFKNKKAVYYAIIGIIIFAGLLLRLYWTNSVSTIQISDFGRMWESAGEIAEGNFSRFQKNGYLYTYPHLAFTTLFYSLIHMITGSSLMAMKFVNIGLSLLTAFLVYLISGELSNGKKATAIFIMAINSPFIFFNNILDSQNIAAPVFYFAVLLYLKVFKKKIHPLYLVAVGALLSLGNLFRSVGPIFVIAIIMHMLIFSSYSLIQKRKKGKPLKLDKGLLGPLCLVLMLVAMYVTTFVLNYIFIWAGVFQKPTWDTGGNLILYINAGFNHESNGMWNQEDYDLLRDVGFDYDKAEIEARKRLEQRLSDKDKVLTLISNKYRTQWGAGDFGGLYWSTVELESNPKATNDMLVWLNYHFYYVQAFYSALILAIMLKLARGYYKNEIKPEFYFGLILFVGFVCLHTLIEMQPRYGYIAMPMITALAAASIGERRSTYEGGV from the coding sequence ATGATAGTGACTAAAATTAAAGACCTTTTTTCTAAGGCGCTAATAATACTTAGTTTTTTTCTATTTTTGTCAATTTTCGTATATATAAACTACATAGCATCTCCAAACTTTAAAGCTCCAGTGCTTAAAAGCTTAGCTCTTACTTTAGGCTTTTTACTTATATTTATAGCTGTGGATTATTTTATGGATAAATTTAAAAATAAAAAGGCAGTTTATTATGCTATTATTGGCATAATAATATTTGCAGGGCTGCTGCTAAGACTATACTGGACAAACTCGGTGAGTACTATTCAGATTTCAGATTTTGGACGTATGTGGGAAAGTGCAGGAGAAATAGCTGAGGGAAATTTCAGCAGATTTCAAAAAAACGGATATCTGTATACCTATCCCCACCTTGCATTTACTACCTTATTTTATAGTCTTATTCATATGATTACAGGCTCTAGTCTCATGGCAATGAAGTTTGTAAATATAGGCTTGTCGCTTCTGACGGCTTTTTTGGTTTATTTGATTTCTGGCGAGTTATCAAATGGAAAAAAAGCTACTGCTATTTTTATCATGGCTATAAATTCTCCATTTATTTTCTTTAATAATATTTTGGATTCTCAAAATATAGCAGCCCCAGTATTTTATTTTGCGGTGCTACTTTATTTAAAGGTTTTTAAGAAGAAAATTCATCCTCTTTATTTGGTGGCTGTAGGAGCACTGCTTTCGCTTGGAAATCTGTTTAGATCAGTAGGTCCAATATTTGTAATAGCAATTATAATGCATATGCTTATTTTCTCTTCATATTCCCTAATTCAAAAAAGGAAAAAAGGGAAGCCTTTGAAGCTTGATAAAGGGCTTTTAGGGCCTTTATGTCTCGTACTTATGCTAGTAGCTATGTATGTGACTACTTTTGTATTAAATTATATTTTTATATGGGCAGGAGTATTCCAAAAACCTACCTGGGATACTGGCGGAAACCTTATTTTATATATAAATGCAGGGTTTAATCACGAGAGCAATGGAATGTGGAACCAAGAAGATTATGACTTGCTTAGAGATGTTGGTTTTGACTATGATAAAGCTGAGATAGAAGCTAGAAAAAGATTAGAGCAAAGGTTATCTGATAAAGATAAGGTGCTCACCCTTATTTCGAACAAGTACCGAACTCAGTGGGGGGCAGGAGATTTTGGAGGACTTTACTGGTCTACAGTAGAGCTTGAATCTAATCCTAAAGCTACAAATGATATGCTAGTATGGCTCAATTATCATTTTTATTATGTGCAGGCTTTTTACAGTGCTCTTATTCTAGCTATAATGCTAAAGCTTGCAAGAGGCTACTATAAAAATGAAATTAAACCTGAATTTTATTTTGGACTGATTTTGTTTGTAGGGTTTGTTTGTCTTCATACCCTTATAGAAATGCAGCCTAGATACGGATATATAGCAATGCCTATGATTACAGCGCTTGCTGCTGCATCGATAGGCGAAAGGAGAAGTACTTATGAAGGTGGCGTTTAA
- a CDS encoding DegT/DnrJ/EryC1/StrS family aminotransferase yields MKVAFNVLDRQFMMHKEEYEAKALEVLRSGWYILGKEVEAFETEFAKYLGSRHCVGLASGLDAIVLAFRALDIKAGDEVIVAGNAYIACVMGISMNNAVPVFCEPDEYYNIDASKIESLITSKTKAILAVHLYGQPCDMKSIKQICDKHKLYLVEDCAQSHGSTYDGIMTGRFSDIGCFSFYPSKNLGAFGDAGAIVTDNSELADKIRVLRNYGSEKRYYNEVVGYNSRLDELQAGLLKVKLKYLDELNKERIDIAKRYLSEVDNPKIILPKILDKAMPIWHLFVVRVKDRAEFMSYLNECNIGSVIHYPIPPHLSQAYEYLGYKEGDYPITESYANEVVSLPIYNGMTKEEVDYAIKYLNKY; encoded by the coding sequence ATGAAGGTGGCGTTTAATGTTTTAGATAGACAGTTTATGATGCATAAAGAGGAATATGAAGCTAAAGCTTTAGAGGTGCTTAGAAGTGGATGGTATATACTTGGCAAAGAGGTTGAAGCGTTTGAAACTGAGTTTGCTAAATATTTAGGAAGCCGTCACTGCGTTGGATTAGCGAGTGGCCTAGATGCAATAGTGCTAGCCTTTAGGGCACTTGATATAAAAGCTGGTGATGAGGTTATAGTTGCTGGAAATGCATATATTGCCTGCGTGATGGGAATAAGCATGAACAATGCAGTACCTGTATTTTGTGAGCCAGATGAATATTACAATATAGATGCATCAAAGATAGAAAGCCTTATTACCTCAAAAACGAAAGCAATTTTGGCAGTTCACTTATATGGACAGCCTTGTGATATGAAAAGTATAAAGCAAATATGTGATAAGCATAAGCTATACTTGGTTGAGGACTGCGCTCAGTCTCATGGTTCAACCTATGATGGCATCATGACAGGAAGATTTTCAGATATAGGTTGCTTTAGCTTCTATCCGAGCAAAAATTTAGGAGCTTTTGGAGATGCAGGAGCTATAGTAACTGATAACAGCGAGCTTGCTGATAAAATCAGAGTACTTAGAAATTATGGCAGTGAGAAAAGATACTACAATGAGGTTGTAGGATATAACTCTAGACTAGATGAGCTTCAGGCAGGTCTTCTAAAAGTGAAGCTAAAATATCTAGATGAACTAAATAAGGAGCGTATAGATATAGCTAAAAGGTACCTAAGTGAAGTTGATAACCCTAAGATTATTTTGCCAAAAATTTTGGACAAGGCTATGCCTATATGGCATTTATTTGTAGTAAGAGTAAAAGATAGAGCAGAATTTATGAGTTATTTAAATGAATGTAATATAGGAAGCGTTATTCATTATCCCATACCTCCTCATCTTAGTCAGGCTTACGAGTATTTGGGATATAAAGAAGGGGATTATCCTATAACAGAAAGCTATGCGAACGAGGTAGTGAGTTTGCCTATTTACAACGGAATGACTAAAGAAGAAGTAGACTATGCCATAAAATACTTAAATAAGTATTAA
- a CDS encoding sugar 3,4-ketoisomerase produces MDKKFKVIDFQELGDSRGHLVVAESNKEVPFLIQRIFYIYGTKDGVVRGQHANRESEFMLINLQGSVKIVIDDGRQKDTVILNKAHQGVYLDKMVWKDMCEFSSDSILLVLSSMSYDASEYIRDYDEFVREVNDGKLD; encoded by the coding sequence ATGGATAAAAAGTTTAAAGTTATAGATTTTCAGGAACTAGGAGATTCTAGAGGTCATTTAGTTGTCGCAGAAAGCAATAAAGAGGTTCCGTTTTTAATTCAGCGTATTTTTTATATCTACGGAACAAAGGACGGTGTAGTAAGAGGACAGCATGCTAATAGAGAGTCTGAGTTCATGCTTATAAATCTTCAAGGAAGTGTCAAGATAGTGATAGATGATGGAAGGCAAAAGGATACCGTAATTCTAAATAAAGCCCATCAGGGAGTTTATCTCGATAAAATGGTGTGGAAGGATATGTGCGAATTCTCTAGCGACTCTATTTTACTGGTATTATCTAGCATGTCTTATGATGCTTCAGAATATATAAGAGACTATGATGAATTTGTCAGGGAAGTGAATGATGGCAAACTTGATTAA
- a CDS encoding GtrA family protein, translating into MANLINKIKNSSFFGFALVGAINTGFSFIIYILLLRLDLYYIIASVLAYIAGIAVSYLLNTKFVFKEEKTIKNLSKFVSVYLTALVINTGLLYALVNLIGFNPVLGQIGVTCLVLFYNYVLQKLWTFKKASS; encoded by the coding sequence ATGGCAAACTTGATTAATAAGATAAAAAACAGCAGTTTTTTTGGCTTTGCGCTTGTGGGAGCAATTAATACAGGTTTTTCCTTTATAATTTATATTTTGCTTTTAAGATTGGATTTATATTATATTATAGCTAGTGTACTGGCGTATATAGCAGGTATAGCTGTAAGCTATCTACTTAATACTAAGTTCGTTTTCAAGGAAGAAAAAACAATAAAAAATCTTTCTAAGTTTGTAAGTGTATATCTTACTGCACTTGTTATAAATACGGGGCTGTTATATGCTCTTGTAAACCTAATTGGCTTTAATCCAGTGCTTGGACAAATCGGTGTGACGTGTTTAGTTTTATTTTATAATTATGTACTTCAAAAGCTTTGGACATTTAAAAAGGCCTCTTCATAA
- a CDS encoding C40 family peptidase gives MIKISKEIKRKLLQNRIYLFSLAALVCLLGFLVYYQPGVGYEVKLNGKHVGFVKRVSHVEKMMTQLDTELRESKGKDITYEANLEYNKGKLNGNDLTEQEDMKLSAMSALEIKSPGYLIKSDGKVLMAVKDEKTAQNILDAIKAPFVASKQNAKVEFVQEVNLVKAEKINIEKILNSYQALAIVKSPTSASTVSRSSVSREIPETEVAEEGKPLIDVKVTYQDNVNLPIYKAEQRVADSTLTEGTTKVKSEGTNGVKEVVREVVEINGEAVEKTVISETVVEPSSPKIVAYGTKPKVSGVVAIAKDYIGVPYKWGGTTPKGFDCSGFTQYVFRKAGVSLPRTSAAQGKVGTKVSRSELRAGDLVMFPGHVGIYIGSGKFIHSPSPGKSVRIDDLSTRKNFLYGRRVN, from the coding sequence ATGATTAAAATTTCGAAAGAAATCAAGAGAAAACTTCTGCAAAATAGAATATACCTATTTTCGCTAGCTGCTCTTGTTTGTCTTTTAGGCTTTTTAGTCTACTACCAACCCGGTGTAGGTTATGAGGTAAAGCTAAATGGAAAGCATGTTGGATTCGTAAAAAGAGTCTCTCATGTAGAAAAAATGATGACTCAGCTCGATACAGAGCTTCGTGAATCAAAAGGTAAAGATATCACTTACGAAGCAAATCTCGAGTACAACAAAGGGAAGTTAAATGGAAATGATTTGACTGAGCAAGAAGACATGAAACTATCTGCTATGTCTGCTTTGGAAATCAAATCACCAGGCTATCTAATTAAGTCAGACGGTAAGGTACTCATGGCGGTAAAGGATGAAAAAACTGCCCAGAATATATTAGATGCCATTAAAGCTCCATTTGTAGCTTCAAAACAAAATGCAAAAGTAGAATTCGTTCAAGAAGTAAATCTAGTAAAAGCTGAAAAAATCAACATAGAAAAAATCTTAAATAGCTATCAGGCACTCGCAATAGTTAAGTCACCAACAAGCGCTTCTACAGTTTCTCGTTCTAGTGTTAGCAGAGAAATTCCTGAAACAGAAGTAGCAGAAGAAGGTAAGCCTCTGATAGATGTTAAGGTTACTTATCAGGATAATGTAAATCTACCAATATATAAAGCAGAGCAAAGAGTAGCCGACTCTACCCTGACTGAGGGAACTACAAAAGTTAAATCAGAAGGTACAAACGGCGTTAAAGAAGTAGTTAGAGAAGTAGTAGAAATAAATGGTGAAGCTGTCGAAAAAACTGTTATAAGCGAAACAGTTGTTGAGCCTTCATCACCTAAAATCGTAGCTTATGGAACAAAACCAAAGGTTTCAGGAGTAGTAGCAATAGCAAAAGATTACATAGGAGTACCATATAAATGGGGTGGAACCACTCCAAAAGGCTTTGATTGTTCAGGCTTTACTCAATATGTATTCAGAAAAGCTGGAGTTAGCCTTCCAAGAACATCAGCCGCTCAAGGCAAGGTAGGAACTAAAGTATCTAGAAGCGAGCTTCGTGCTGGAGATTTAGTAATGTTCCCAGGCCATGTAGGTATCTACATCGGTAGTGGAAAATTCATTCACTCTCCTAGCCCTGGAAAAAGCGTTCGTATAGACGATTTAAGTACAAGAAAGAACTTCCTTTACGGAAGAAGAGTAAATTAA
- a CDS encoding efflux RND transporter periplasmic adaptor subunit, with translation MGLEKLKNRLKKTSEQDSVQGEKKKFFKGKKKIIIPVLIIAILGASIFAWSKSKGEQNPMVTTMPLTKGTIEHSLSITGKIEGTDSAEISSSLNYEIVQINVKEGDYVEKGQVLAVLDDKDLKQEINLSQKDLELAELQYKENIDSKSKLDTSTASATISVNQSQIEYDEAKRQLEIKKALFESGAIPKEEYTQAEISVQKSEIALELAKDGLRKAKLDVQKTIDEQSPKASDKKALEIKREQLNQKQQDLEKVYIKSPISGTVTRVNARLGRTPQASDDNKPLFVVENLSDLRMKVSISEFDIGSIKAGLGAEISADVLGSDKVNALVYNISPTGEPKEGGNSKEMVIPVILDIVDEDPRLIAGVTASAKIMIEQKDNVFKVPYEAVLEEDGKNYLVIEKDNVLKRVAVELGLESDVELEVISSELKENDSVVLSPDPSYIDGMKVEKMPEMGAEIKAEN, from the coding sequence ATGGGTTTAGAAAAACTAAAAAATCGTTTAAAAAAAACTAGTGAACAGGATTCAGTACAAGGAGAGAAGAAAAAGTTTTTTAAAGGCAAGAAAAAAATTATCATACCGGTACTTATAATAGCGATTTTAGGAGCCTCTATTTTTGCATGGAGCAAAAGTAAAGGAGAACAAAATCCTATGGTTACAACTATGCCTCTCACAAAAGGAACTATAGAGCATAGTCTATCTATAACTGGAAAAATAGAAGGAACTGACAGTGCGGAAATTTCTTCATCACTAAATTATGAAATAGTTCAAATCAATGTTAAAGAAGGAGATTATGTAGAAAAAGGTCAAGTATTAGCTGTACTAGATGATAAGGATTTAAAACAAGAAATAAATCTATCGCAAAAGGATTTGGAGCTAGCTGAGCTACAATATAAAGAAAATATAGATTCAAAGTCAAAGCTCGATACTTCGACAGCTTCTGCTACTATTTCTGTGAATCAATCTCAGATAGAATACGATGAAGCGAAAAGACAGCTTGAAATAAAAAAAGCACTATTTGAAAGTGGAGCTATTCCAAAGGAAGAATATACTCAAGCTGAGATTAGTGTTCAAAAATCAGAAATAGCATTAGAGCTTGCTAAGGATGGGCTTAGAAAAGCAAAATTGGATGTACAGAAAACTATAGATGAACAGTCGCCTAAAGCTTCTGACAAAAAAGCTCTAGAAATAAAAAGAGAGCAATTAAATCAGAAACAGCAGGATTTGGAAAAGGTGTATATTAAAAGTCCAATAAGCGGAACTGTTACTAGAGTTAATGCTAGATTAGGAAGAACTCCTCAAGCTAGCGATGACAATAAACCTCTGTTTGTAGTAGAAAATCTATCTGACCTTAGAATGAAGGTATCTATAAGTGAATTTGACATCGGAAGCATAAAAGCAGGTTTAGGAGCTGAAATATCAGCAGATGTACTTGGAAGTGATAAAGTAAATGCTCTTGTATATAATATTTCACCAACTGGAGAGCCTAAGGAAGGTGGAAACAGCAAGGAAATGGTTATACCAGTTATACTTGATATAGTAGACGAGGATCCAAGACTAATAGCTGGAGTTACTGCTTCTGCAAAAATTATGATTGAGCAAAAAGATAACGTATTTAAAGTGCCTTATGAAGCTGTTTTAGAAGAAGATGGAAAAAATTATCTAGTAATAGAAAAAGATAACGTTCTAAAAAGAGTAGCAGTAGAGCTCGGACTAGAAAGTGATGTAGAGCTTGAGGTTATATCATCAGAGCTTAAGGAAAATGATTCAGTAGTACTATCTCCTGATCCAAGCTATATAGATGGAATGAAAGTAGAGAAAATGCCAGAAATGGGAGCTGAAATTAAGGCTGAAAATTAA
- a CDS encoding ABC transporter ATP-binding protein, with product MQTSVESKNSEDVLLELKELYKIYIMGSVEVQALRGIDLTIEKGEFISIMGTSGSGKSTLMNIIGCLDRPTKGNYFLEGIDIKEKSEDELSFIRNQKIGFVFQSFNLIARTSAVKNVELPMIYAKMHANDRHERAKQLLEKVGLGDRIHHMPNELSGGQRQRVAIARALANEPPIMLADEPTGNLDSKSSIEIMEIFRNLNEEGKTVIIVTHERDIAEYTDRIVTFKDGQIVSDERR from the coding sequence ATGCAAACTTCAGTAGAAAGTAAAAACTCAGAAGATGTTTTATTGGAGCTAAAAGAGTTATATAAGATTTATATAATGGGAAGTGTAGAGGTTCAGGCACTAAGAGGCATCGATTTGACTATAGAAAAGGGTGAGTTTATATCTATAATGGGAACCTCTGGTTCAGGTAAATCAACACTAATGAACATAATAGGATGTCTAGACAGACCTACTAAGGGAAACTATTTCTTAGAGGGAATAGATATTAAGGAAAAATCAGAGGATGAGCTTTCATTTATAAGGAACCAGAAAATTGGCTTTGTATTTCAGTCGTTTAATTTAATTGCAAGAACCTCCGCTGTAAAAAATGTAGAGCTACCAATGATATATGCAAAGATGCATGCAAATGATAGACATGAAAGAGCCAAGCAGTTACTTGAAAAGGTAGGGCTTGGAGATAGGATTCACCATATGCCAAATGAGCTCTCAGGTGGGCAAAGACAAAGGGTAGCAATAGCTAGAGCTCTTGCCAATGAGCCACCTATAATGCTAGCTGACGAGCCGACTGGAAACCTAGATTCGAAATCAAGTATAGAGATTATGGAGATATTTAGGAATCTAAATGAAGAAGGTAAAACTGTTATCATAGTTACTCATGAGAGAGATATAGCTGAGTATACAGATAGGATAGTTACCTTTAAAGATGGACAGATAGTAAGTGATGAAAGAAGGTAA
- a CDS encoding ABC transporter permease, translating into MLLIMENIKLALSSIRANKMRSFLTMLGIIIGISSVITIASLGETSKAVIAKEFEAFGKNRVVIYMPYSEEIRDSDYFTMEDIDKVKAKYKEDIVYLAPSTYENTEAISGRKKAKVSTQGVANGYEKMVNMDLIKGRFITEADIKSRRYVSVVDKAMADKIFPGENAVGKTIRISVEGQPADAKIVGVYEKKKSIFDGMMSSDSTTMYMPYSIFSSQLMYMGSIDMKIIESKSSIEVGDSIANFLAKMKKREPGFYIVNTTQGEQNSIDQVLNTLSLAIGAIAAISLLVGGIGIMNIMLVSVTERTKEIGIRKSLGARRKDILLQFLVESMIVSATGGIIGTTLGIVFASIVSLVLSVPPVVSPGIVIIAVVFSAVVGMFFGIYPANRAAKLDPIDALRYE; encoded by the coding sequence ATGTTACTTATAATGGAAAATATAAAGCTTGCCCTGTCTAGTATAAGGGCTAATAAAATGAGGTCATTTTTGACTATGCTAGGTATAATAATAGGTATTTCATCGGTTATTACCATAGCATCCTTAGGCGAAACATCTAAAGCTGTTATTGCCAAAGAGTTCGAAGCCTTTGGAAAAAACAGAGTAGTAATTTACATGCCTTACTCGGAAGAAATAAGAGATTCGGATTACTTTACAATGGAAGACATAGATAAAGTAAAAGCAAAATATAAAGAAGATATAGTTTATCTTGCTCCATCTACTTATGAAAACACAGAAGCTATAAGTGGAAGAAAAAAAGCTAAGGTTAGTACGCAGGGCGTTGCAAATGGCTATGAAAAAATGGTCAATATGGATCTTATTAAAGGAAGATTCATTACAGAGGCTGATATTAAATCCAGAAGATATGTAAGTGTTGTGGATAAAGCTATGGCAGATAAAATTTTTCCAGGAGAAAACGCTGTTGGAAAAACTATTAGAATATCTGTAGAAGGACAGCCAGCAGATGCCAAAATAGTAGGCGTATATGAAAAGAAAAAATCTATTTTTGATGGAATGATGAGCTCTGATAGCACTACAATGTATATGCCCTACTCGATTTTTTCATCTCAGCTAATGTACATGGGTAGTATAGATATGAAAATAATTGAATCTAAATCTTCTATAGAAGTAGGAGATAGCATTGCTAATTTTCTAGCTAAAATGAAAAAAAGAGAGCCTGGATTTTATATTGTAAATACAACTCAAGGCGAGCAAAATAGTATAGATCAAGTATTAAATACCCTTTCTCTTGCAATAGGAGCTATAGCAGCTATTTCCCTTTTGGTAGGAGGAATAGGTATAATGAACATTATGTTAGTTTCCGTAACGGAGAGAACCAAGGAAATAGGTATTAGAAAATCTTTAGGAGCAAGAAGAAAAGACATTTTACTCCAGTTTTTAGTGGAGTCTATGATAGTCTCGGCAACGGGAGGGATAATAGGAACAACTCTTGGAATAGTCTTTGCTTCTATTGTTTCACTAGTTTTATCAGTTCCTCCAGTTGTTTCACCAGGGATAGTGATTATTGCCGTAGTGTTTTCTGCTGTAGTAGGTATGTTCTTTGGAATTTATCCTGCAAACAGAGCTGCAAAACTCGACCCTATAGATGCCCTTCGCTATGAATAA